One window of the Scyliorhinus torazame isolate Kashiwa2021f chromosome 24, sScyTor2.1, whole genome shotgun sequence genome contains the following:
- the vps51 gene encoding LOW QUALITY PROTEIN: vacuolar protein sorting-associated protein 51 homolog (The sequence of the model RefSeq protein was modified relative to this genomic sequence to represent the inferred CDS: inserted 2 bases in 2 codons) — protein sequence MESEAEMVKHIRSLDSDMQTLVYENYNKFISATDTIRKMKNDFKKMEDEMDCLATNMAAITEFSARISNTLQDXHQQITKLSGVHTLLRKLQFLFELPARLNKCIELEAFGQAVRYYSKARSVLHQYQHMPSFQGIQNDCQKIMSDLAQXLREKFRDAGSSAKELAECVELLLQLDEPAEELCDEFLAHAQSRLAEDLSALEAELGQPGPGPSPPAGPLSDILEFTDKGCNGFVSNTCLVIASYQDLFVHRPPAGGRDVALMAGAKLVEFVDRLMGRYFALVERRIRAEKGVGDNSLLVRGLDRFHRRLQAVIKLLPASNIGAEGTEILVRAAKERIRQYLQALQSFYADCLTDVRQSLAAPRLLGKDGANLAELLGTISASILNQIKSVLAYVHLFTAKDITFSNKPYFKGEFCSQGVREGLIVSFIKYICHTARQFCETAGEKGATPPGLLLLLSRLCLDYENSTISYILTLTDEQFLGQDHSPVTLVTVLCADAREAAQKLLNHYVKVQGLNVSQMLRKSVETRNWINTIEPRNVRAVMKRVVEDITSIDVQVGLLYEEGVRKAHSSDSSKRTFSVYSSSRQQARYAPSYTPSAPMDTNLLSNIQKLFSERIDIFSPVEFNKVSVLTGIIKISLKTFLECVRLRSFGRYGLQQIQVDCQYLQLYLWRFVSDENLVHFLLDEIVGSTAHRCLDPVTMEQSVIEVICERG from the exons ATGGAGAGCGAGGCTGAAATGGTGAAGCACATCCGATCGCTCGACAGCGacatgcagaccctggtctacGAAAACTACAACAAGTTTATATCAGCCACAG ACACCATCAGAAAGATGAAGAACGACTTCAAGAAGATGGAGGACGAAATGGATTGTCTGGCGACCAACATGGCGGCCATCACGGAGTTCAGCGCCCGCATCAGTAACACCCTCCAGG AGCACCAGCAGATCACCAAGCTCTCGG GGGTGCACACGCTGTTGCGGAAGCTCCAGTTCCTGTTCGAGCTGCCGGCCCGGCTGAACAAGTGCATCGAGCTGGAGGCGTTCGGGCAGGCGGTGCGCTATTACAGCAAGGCCCGCTCGGTGCTGCATCAGTACCAACACATGCCATCCTTCCAGGGCATCCAGAACGACTGCCAGAAGATCATGTCGGACCTCGCGC AACTCCGGGAGAAGTTCAG GGACGCGGGCTCGAGCGCCAAGGAGCTGGCCGAGTGTGTGGAGCTCTTGCTGCAGCTGGACGAGCCGGCGGAGGAGCTGTGCGACGAATTCCTGGCGCACGCCCAGTCCAGGCTGGCGGAGGACTTGTCGGCGCTGGAGGCCGAGCTGGGCCAGCCCGGGCCGGGGCCGAGCCCCCCCGCCGGCCCCCTCTCCGACATCCTGGAGTTCACCGACAAGGGCTGCAACGGCTTCGTCAGCAACACGTGCCTGGTGATCGCCTCGTACCAGGACCTGTTTGTCCACCGGCCGCCGGCCGGCGGCCGGGACGTGGCGCTGATGGCCGGCGCCAAGTTGGTGGAGTTTGTCGACCGGCTGATGGGCCGCTACTTCGCCCTGGTGGAGCGGCGGATCCGGGCGGAGAAGGGGGTGGGTGACAACTCGCTGCTGGTCCGGGGGCTCGACCGCTTCCACCGCCGGCTGCAGGCCGTCATCAAGCTGCTGCCCGCCTCCAACATCGGCGCCGAGGGGACGGAGATCTTGGTGCGCGCCGCCAAGGAGCGCATCCGCCAGTACCTGCAGGCGCTGCAGAGCTTCTACGCCGACTGTCTGACCGACGTGCGGCAGTCGCTGGCGGCCCCCCGGCTCCTGGGCAAAGATGGCGCCAACCTGGCCGAGCTCCTGGGCACCATCTCGGCCTCCATCCTCAACCAGATCAAGTCGGTCCTGGCCTACGTCCATCTGTTCACCGCCAAGGATATCACCTTCTCGAACAAGCCCTACTTCAAG GGGGAGTTCTGCAGCCAGGGCGTCCGTGAGGGGCTCATTGTCAGCTTCATCAAGTATATCTGCCACACGGCTCGCCAGTTCTGCGAGACGGCGGGCGAGAAAGGTGCCACACCGCCCGGCTTGCTCCTGCTGCTGTCCCGCCTCTGCCTTGACTACGAGAATTCCACGATCAGCTACATTCTGACCCTGACGGACGAGCAGTTCCTGGGCCAG GACCACTCCCCAGTGACACTGGTCACCGTGCTGTGCGCTGATGCCCGGGAGGCGGCCCAGAAGTTGCTTAATCATTACGTGAAGGTGCAGGGCCTGAACGTGTCCCAGATGCTGCGGAAGAGTGTGGAGACCCGCAACTGGATCAACACCATTGAACCGCGCAACGTGCGGGCCGTGATGAAGAGGGTGGTGGAGGACATCACCTCCATCGATGTGCAG GTTGGTTTACTGTACGAAGAAGGCGTGAGGAAGGCGCACAGCAGTGACTCGAGCAAGCGGACCTTCTCGGTGTACAGCAGCTCACGACAGCAGGCACGCTACGCTCCGAGCTACACACCCAG TGCTCCAATGGACACCAACCTGCTGAGTAACATTCAGAAACTCTTCTCCGAGCGGATAGACATCTTCAGCCCTGTCGAGTTCAACAAG gtcTCCGTCCTGACAGGAATCATCAAGATCAGCCTGAAGACGTTCCTGGAGTGCGTGCGGCTGCGCTCGTTCGGCCGCTACGGCTTGCAGCAGATCCAGGTGGACTGCCAGTACCTGCAGCTCTACCTGTGGCGCTTCGTCTCCGACGAGAACCTGGTCCACTTCCTGCTGGACGAGATCGTCGGCAGCACCGCGCACCGCTGCCTCGACCCCGTCACCATGGAGCAGAGCGTCATCGAGGTCATATGTGAGCGGGGCTGA